Part of the Pseudarthrobacter sp. L1SW genome, ACCTGTTAATACGCTTGCCTCCCAGGATCAGGTCCTGCGCTCCACCAAAAACCCCTCACACCACAAGGGCGATCGGGCAGGTCTCGGGCAGTTAGTATCCCCTGTTCAGCATGGGCGGTTTTTTCGCCGGTACGGGAATATCAACCCGTTGTCCATCGACTACGCCTGTCGGCCTCGCCTTAGGTCCCGACTTACCCAGGGCAGATTAGCTTGACCCTGGAACCCTTGATCATTCGGCGGACGGGTTTCTCACCCGTCTTTCGCTACTCATGCCTGCATTCTCACTCGTGTAGGCTCCACCGCTGGTTTACACCGCGACTTCACCGCCCACACGACGCTCCCCCTACCCATCCAAACGCCTGAACCACAAGGGCTTAGCTAATATTTGAATGCCACAACTTCGGCGGTGTACTTGAGCCCCGCTACATTGTCGGCGCGGAATCACTTGACCAGTGAGCTATTACGCACTCTTTTTAAGGATGGCTGCTTCTAAGCCAACCTCCTGGTTGTCTTCGCAACTCCACATCCTTTCCCACTTAGCACACGCTTAGGGGCCTTAGTTGGTGGTCTGGGCTGTTTCCCTCTCGACTATGAAGCTTATCCCCCCACAGTCTCACTGCTGCGCTCTCACTTACCGGCATTCGGAGTTTGGCTGACGTCAGTAACCTTGTAGGGCCCATTAGCCATCCAGTAGCTCTACCTCCAGCAAGAAACACGCAACGCTGCACCTAAATGCATTTCGGGGAGAACCAGCTATCACGAAGTTTGATTGGCCTTTCACCCCCTACCCACAGCTCATCCCCTCCATTTTCAACTGAAGTGGGTTCGGTCCTCCACGACGTCTTACCGTCGCTTCAACCTGGCCATGGGTAGATCACTTCGCTTCGGGTCTAGATCACGCCACTGCAACGCCCTATTCAGACTCGCTTTCGCTACGGCTGCCCCACACGGGTTAACCTCGCGACGTAACACTAACTCGCAGGCTCATTCTTCAAAAGGCACGCCGTCACCAGAATCAGACTGGCTCCGACGGATTGTAAGCACACGGTTTCAGGTACTGTTTCACTCCCCTCCCGGGGTACTTTTCACCTTTCCCTCACGGTACTGGTCCGCTATCGGTCATTAGGGAGTATTTAGGCTTATCAGGTGGTCCTGACAGATTCGCACGGGATTTCTCGGGCCCCGTACTACTTGGGATACTCATCCGGGCGGTACACAACATTACGGTTACGGGGCTAACACCCTCTCTGGCCGGCCTTTCAAGACCGTTCACCTATGCCTGCACATCACACCCCCACTGCCCCCGGCAGAGACAGTACGGAAAGTCCCACAACCCCCGACCATGCAACGCCCGCCGGCTATCACACATGGAACGGTTTAGCCTGATCCGCGTTCGCTCGCCACTACTAACGGAATCACTATTGTTTTTCTCTTCCTGCGGGTACTGAGATGTTTCACTTCCCCGCGTTCCCTCCACGCACCCTATGTGTTCAGATGCGGGTCACCAGGCAACTCGCGTCCCTGGCGGGGTTTCCCCCATTCGGACACCCTGGGATCACAGTCCGGTTATCGACTCCCCCCAGGCTTATCGCAGATTCCTACGTCCTTCTTCGGCTCCTAATGCCAAGGCATCCACCGTGTGCTCTTAAAAAACTTGACCACAAAAGATCAAAAACGCTAATTTTCGAGAGAACCACAGAAACCAACCACACCCAACAACAACCCCCCCCAAAAGAGGGACCATCACCACGCGCAGCCAGATCCAGGTTCATATTCTTGGAAATTGCTTCTTATAAAAGATGCTCGCGTCCACTATGTAGTTCTCAAACAACAACCCCGTACCACACACCCCCACACACACAACATGCATGATCGGTGCAGCCAGGAAACCAGAAACAAACAAACCCGGCACAACCCCCCACAAAAGAGGCCCATACCGGTCCTGTTGCCTCAGGACCCAACAGTGTGCCAAACACTAAACCACCCAACCCCAGACCCCCGCCGTTCCAGGACACACAAAGCATCCGTACTAGACAAGACCAAGACCAGGCAGCCGCTATCCGTTGATATTCCACCCTTGAGCACCCGCCGCAGAACTTGCGTCTGCGCAACGGGCATATACTCCTGACAAACCCCCCCACCAACGCATACACGCAGTGACAGCCTGTAGGTGCTCCTTAGAAAGGAGGTGATCCAGCCGCACCTTCCGGTACGGCTACCTTGTTACGACTTAGTCCCAATCGCCAGTCCCACCTTCGACAGCTCCCTCCCACAAGGGGTTAGGCCACCGGCTTCGGGTGTTACCAACTTTCGTGACTTGACGGGCGGTGTGTACAAGGCCCGGGAACGTATTCACCGCAGCGTTGCTGATCTGCGATTACTAGCGACTCCGACTTCATGGGGGTCGAGTTGCAGACCCCCAATCCGAACTGAGACCGGCTTTTTTGGGATTAGCTCCACCTCACAGTATCGCAACCCTTTGTACCGGCCATTGTAGCATGCGTGAAGCCCAAGACATAAGGGGGCATGATGATTTGACGTCGTCCCCCACCTTCCTCCGAGTTGACCCCGGCAGTCTCCTATGAGTCCCCACCATCACGTGCTGGCAACATAGAACGAGGGTTGCGCTCGTTGCGGGACTTAACCCAACATCTCACGACACGAGCTGACGACAACCATGCACCACCTGTAAACCGACCGCAAGCGGGGGCACCTGTCTCCAGGTATTACCGGTTCATGTCAAGCCTTGGTAAGGTTCTTCGCGTTGCATCGAATTAATCCGCATGCTCCGCCGCTTGTGCGGGCCCCCCCGTCAATTCCTTTGAGTTTTTAGCCTTGCGGCCGTACTCCCCCAGGCGGGGCACTTAATGCGTTAGCTACGGCGCGGAAAAACGTGGAATGTCCCCCCCACACCTAGTGCCCAACGTTTACGGCATGGACTACCAGGGTATCTAATCCTGTTCGCTCCCCCATGCTTTCGCTCCTCAGCGTCAGTTAATGCCCAGAGACCTGCCTTCGCCATCGGTGTTCCTCCTGATATCTGCGCATTTCACCGCTACACCAGGAATTCCAGTCTCCCCTACATCACTCTAGTCTGCCCGTACCCACCGCAGATCCGGAGTTGAGCCCCGGACTTTCACGGCAGACGCGACAAACCGCCTACGAGCTCTTTACGCCCAATAATTCCGGATAACGCTTGCGCCCTACGTATTACCGCGGCTGCTGGCACGTAGTTAGCCGGCGCTTCTTCTGCAGGTACCGTCACTTACGCTTCTTCCCTACTGAAAGAGGTTTACAACCCGAAGGCCGTCATCCCTCACGCGGCGTCGCTGCATCAGGCTTGCGCCCATTGTGCAATATTCCCCCACTGCTGCCTCCCGTAGGAGTCTGGGCCGTGTCTCAGTCCCAGTGTGGCCGGTCACCCTCTCAGGCCGGCTACCCGTCGTCGCCTTGGTAAGCCATTACCTCACCAACAAGCTGATAGGCCGCGAGTCCATCCAAAACCACAAAAAGCTTTCCACCCCCCCCACCATGCGATGAGGAGTCATATCCGGTATTAGACCCAGTTTCCCAGGCTTATCCCAGAGTTAAGGGCAGGTTACTCACGTGTTACTCACCCGTTCGCCACTAATCCCCCCAGCAAGCTGGGATCATCGTTCGACTTGCATGTGTTAAGCACGCCGCCAGCGTTCATCCTGAGCCAGGATCAAACTCTCCGTTGAAGTAAAACAGACACAACCCCCAGCCCCGGGAAAACGGGACAAAAAGGCTGCACAAAATTTGAAACCAGCTGTAAAAACCAGACCACCCACAGGGGCGGGCAATCCAGTCAATTCAACCAATCACTAAAACAATTGGTATCAACAAACTTGGCACACTATTGAGTTCTCAAACAACAGACACACCCGGCACCACCACCAGCACTTCACAGCCGTGGATCGCTCCGGAGCAACTTTTCAAACTTACCCGACTTCAAGAAGCTTTGCAAATCGGCGTTTCCGCGATTTCTTAGCTGTGAAACCAGCCCCACCTGCGTTTGGCGCGCCGGGAGGCGAACCATTTTCAGGCTGTTTGGTAAGGGGTTTGGCCGCTATTTTTCCGCTTCAGCGGCGGCGACTCAGAAAACAATACACGGCCCGAAGCCGCTCTGCAAATCCTGCGCGAAGTGGGAGCGTGCCCCTCGAAAACGCCGGAATTCCGGGGTTTTCGAGGGGCATTGACCTTCAGCAGCACCGCCAGTCCACACCGCCCGGCAGTATGGACTGGCTCACATTCTCCGGCTTACTAGGTGCGCACCTTCAGGGTCAAGGAGAACTGGGCTTCGCGGGGCTTGAGCCGGTAGTGGGGCAGCACACCAGGACCACAAGCAGCGGTTCCCACCCCCCTAAGTACGTGGTCCACGTAGAGGTGGCTTCGGCCGTCCGCCTCCAGGTCCGGACGATGTGTTGCCGCATCCAGGACGTCCTGGCTATAGGGCCGGACAGTCAGGGCAAACGGCTCACCGGATATTTCCAGTGTCCGGTCCCCAAGCTGCAATGTGGCGGACCGTACGCCGGACCGGGCGCCGGACTCCTGGGGCCGCACGTAATCCACGTCCATCTCCGACAGTGGAAGCGAGAACCAGCCCGTGCGGGCTCCCTGCCCCGTGTCCGGGTAGCTTTGGTGGGGGCCCTGACCGAACCAGTTCACCAGCCCTGCCGCTTCTCCCAGCACAAGTTCGAGCCCTATGCGCGCCCATTCGACGTCATAGCCGTGGTTCGCCCACTTGCCGTCAGGCCGGACAGTGGTCCGAAGGCCAACGGCCTCACCATCGCTCGTCCACTCGTAGTCCACAAGCACGCCGTACTGTTTGTCGGCGGTGCTTACACGCGTCCGGACAGTCAGGACCTCGCCGGCCTTCCGCCCGCCGTCGTCCGCTGTTCCCTTCCGCCCGCCGTCGTCCCCGCCCCCGGCCGCAGTAGAACCGCCAGCGGGGTCCGCCGCTGGCTCCGCGGTGATGCCCAGCAACCGCGTGTGGAGCCGGTTGAGGCCGGCGTCCTTCCATTGGGTGGCGAGGGGACGCTCGTCGGCTCCGCCCCATTCCCGTCCAAGGTCGTTGTCTGTGGGAGCCCACCAGAGATTCAGGGCAAGCCTTTCCACCGGGATACCGCCTATGGAGGTGGGCATTCCCGTTACCCGGCTGAAGACAGCGGGCCCCAGCGTCAGCTCGCCGTCCTGGACGTGCACAGTGGCAGCCGGTGCCGGCCCCTCCGGAGCGGCAGGCTCCCGCACCGACTGCCCCCAGGCAACTTCATGGCCCTCGGCCGCCCAGGCGGAGTCAGTGCCGAGGACTGCGCTGACGGTAAGTACGGCAGGCCCATCAGCGCCGACGCCAGCGGCGTGGGCACCGACACTGACGGGGAGCTGAACGACAGTCTCCGCCTGGGGCGCCACGGGCGGAACGTTGACGGTCCCGGCGTCCAAGGTCCCGCCGTCGGCCTCCACCGCGTAGCGGAAGCTGAACGCCGTGGTGTCCGCGAAGTCCTGCCCATTGCGCAGGGTGAACCGGGACCAGTCGCCGGCCACCGTGATGCGCAGCGGCTCAATGACCTTCTTGAAGTCCAGCAGCCCGGGCCGGGGTTTGCGGTCTGCATCAACCAGGCCGTCGGTGACGAAATTGCCGTCGTGGATTTCCTCACCGAAGTCCCCGCCGAAGGCGTAATGCTCACCACCGTCCGGAGAGGCGACGGTAATGCCGTGCTCCAGCCATTCCCACACGAAGCCGCCCATCAGGCGCGGATATTTGTCAAAAAGCTCCTGGTATTCGCTCATGCCGCCGGGACCGTTCCCCATGGCGTGGACATACTCGCAGAGCACGAATGGCATCGCCCGCCGCCGGGCATCCAGGGCGGCATCTTCGAGGACCGGCTCAATCCCCTGCCCGATCAGGGCCGTCTCCGCCTGGCTGGCATACATCCGGGAGTAGACGTCGACGTGCGCGGAGGACCAGTCACCCTCGTAGTGGATGGGGCGGGAAGGGTCC contains:
- a CDS encoding glycoside hydrolase family 2 TIM barrel-domain containing protein: MPALSSAALADSLPQFAPGSAGRSLALGAGETRDLESVAPGKGTLPPRAYLHSDAPRLSLNGDWQFRLSPGIRVAPQAGWQQGGDLDGFESLPVPSSWPMHGHGSPAYTNVQFPFPVEPPHVPEANPIGDHVVAFEAGPEFFPHALLRFDGIESAGTVWLNGVELGTTRGSRLAHEFDVSGILVRGKNTLAVRVAQFSAASYVEDQDMWWLPGIFRDVTLQARPADGIDDVFVHAGYDAATGEGILKVEVTRGGQAIDAVVRVPELDVELSAGAELRVPAVEPWSAEMPRLYGATVTAPGESVELQLGFRSIVIEDAQFKVNGRRILLRGVNRHEHHPRLGRVVPRDVVEAELRLMKQHNINAIRTSHYPPHPDFLALADQFGFYVVLECDLETHGFESAGWDRNPSDDPEWETALVDRMRRTVERDKNHPAVIMWSLGNEAGTGRNLAAMSRWTRDRDPSRPIHYEGDWSSAHVDVYSRMYASQAETALIGQGIEPVLEDAALDARRRAMPFVLCEYVHAMGNGPGGMSEYQELFDKYPRLMGGFVWEWLEHGITVASPDGGEHYAFGGDFGEEIHDGNFVTDGLVDADRKPRPGLLDFKKVIEPLRITVAGDWSRFTLRNGQDFADTTAFSFRYAVEADGGTLDAGTVNVPPVAPQAETVVQLPVSVGAHAAGVGADGPAVLTVSAVLGTDSAWAAEGHEVAWGQSVREPAAPEGPAPAATVHVQDGELTLGPAVFSRVTGMPTSIGGIPVERLALNLWWAPTDNDLGREWGGADERPLATQWKDAGLNRLHTRLLGITAEPAADPAGGSTAAGGGDDGGRKGTADDGGRKAGEVLTVRTRVSTADKQYGVLVDYEWTSDGEAVGLRTTVRPDGKWANHGYDVEWARIGLELVLGEAAGLVNWFGQGPHQSYPDTGQGARTGWFSLPLSEMDVDYVRPQESGARSGVRSATLQLGDRTLEISGEPFALTVRPYSQDVLDAATHRPDLEADGRSHLYVDHVLRGVGTAACGPGVLPHYRLKPREAQFSLTLKVRT